One window of the Anabaena sphaerica FACHB-251 genome contains the following:
- a CDS encoding sugar transferase — protein sequence MTAQSSLLSGKRYPRKDASASTHTLAKRGQKAKPPKVKPRGLVFQDLNGEFAKRLFDIAFSLSVLILFFPIYIILALLIAVSSEGPIFYVQERVGKNYHRFKCIKFRTMVSNADEILVQMMETSPELRQEFASTFKLKQDPRITKIGHFLRITSLDEFPQFWNVLKGDMSVVGPRPLVVEELPKYGCHIDEILTIRPGITGLWQVSGRNDIPYPRRIQIDLHYVKFRNFWLDLCIILKTINVVIIPNNNGAY from the coding sequence ATGACTGCCCAGAGTTCACTCCTCTCCGGCAAGCGATACCCACGTAAAGATGCTAGTGCCTCGACGCATACTTTAGCAAAACGTGGTCAAAAAGCTAAACCCCCCAAGGTAAAACCTAGAGGTTTGGTTTTTCAGGATTTAAACGGAGAGTTTGCCAAACGACTGTTCGATATTGCATTTTCGCTGTCGGTTTTGATCTTGTTTTTCCCAATATACATAATCTTGGCCTTACTGATTGCTGTAAGCTCAGAGGGTCCAATTTTTTATGTCCAAGAACGGGTTGGTAAAAACTATCACCGCTTTAAATGTATTAAATTCCGCACTATGGTCAGCAACGCAGATGAAATTCTCGTCCAAATGATGGAAACATCCCCAGAGTTGCGCCAGGAATTTGCCAGTACTTTTAAACTCAAACAAGACCCCCGGATTACCAAAATTGGTCACTTCCTGCGAATTACTAGCTTGGACGAATTTCCGCAGTTTTGGAACGTTTTAAAGGGGGATATGAGTGTAGTCGGTCCACGACCCCTAGTAGTGGAAGAATTACCAAAATATGGCTGTCACATCGATGAAATTTTAACCATCCGTCCGGGAATTACTGGATTATGGCAAGTGTCTGGACGTAATGATATTCCTTACCCCCGTCGAATCCAAATAGACCTGCATTATGTCAAATTCAGAAATTTTTGGCTAGATTTATGCATCATCTTGAA
- a CDS encoding glycosyltransferase, with product MSSKYALVHEWLTPKATGGSELVVREILNHIDADLYALIDFESSNPESYLYKRQIGKTFLQYLPSAHKGVQKYLPLLPLAIEQLDLRQYDVILSSSHAVAKGILTTPDQLHICYCHSPMRYAWDLTFDYLNQSKLGKGGIGWITKYLLHSLRQWDVLSANRVDYFIANSQHTARRIWRCYRREAKVIYPPVNIENCPFSSDKEDFYLIVSRLVSYKQVSLIVKAFNQLKRPLVVIGTGPEMKHLQAIANPHIQILGWQPEEVVKTYMARAKAFVYAACEDFGIALVEAQACGTPVIAYGAGGAIETVRDIRTCLDTGTGIFFKEQTVAALVEAVEKFEAYQDFLKYEYIKIHSTQFSRQVFADRYLDFLNQCQEKRPYLK from the coding sequence ATGTCTTCAAAATATGCTTTGGTTCATGAGTGGCTGACACCTAAAGCCACAGGCGGTTCAGAACTCGTAGTCAGGGAGATATTGAATCACATTGATGCTGATTTATATGCCCTGATTGATTTTGAATCCAGCAATCCTGAAAGTTATCTTTACAAGCGTCAGATTGGTAAAACCTTTCTCCAGTACTTGCCATCAGCCCACAAAGGTGTACAGAAATATCTGCCCTTGTTACCATTGGCCATCGAGCAACTAGATTTGCGGCAATATGACGTGATTCTATCTTCATCTCACGCTGTAGCCAAAGGCATCCTGACAACCCCTGATCAGCTGCATATCTGTTACTGCCATAGTCCTATGCGTTATGCTTGGGACTTAACCTTTGATTATCTCAACCAAAGCAAACTAGGAAAAGGCGGAATAGGATGGATCACAAAATACTTATTGCATAGTTTACGTCAATGGGATGTATTGAGTGCCAACCGCGTTGATTACTTCATTGCCAACTCCCAGCATACAGCCCGACGGATTTGGCGTTGCTATCGACGAGAAGCAAAAGTCATTTATCCACCAGTAAATATCGAAAACTGTCCCTTTTCATCGGACAAAGAAGATTTTTATCTGATCGTTTCCCGATTAGTCAGCTACAAACAAGTATCCTTGATTGTCAAGGCTTTTAATCAGCTAAAACGACCATTGGTGGTGATTGGTACAGGACCTGAAATGAAACATCTGCAAGCGATCGCAAATCCTCATATTCAAATACTGGGATGGCAACCAGAGGAAGTGGTAAAAACATATATGGCTCGTGCTAAGGCCTTTGTCTATGCAGCTTGTGAAGATTTTGGCATAGCCTTAGTAGAAGCACAAGCCTGTGGCACTCCAGTTATTGCTTACGGTGCAGGTGGTGCTATTGAAACTGTGCGAGATATTCGCACTTGTTTAGATACAGGAACAGGTATATTCTTTAAAGAACAAACCGTAGCAGCTTTGGTGGAGGCCGTAGAAAAATTTGAAGCCTATCAGGATTTTTTAAAATATGAGTATATAAAAATACACTCAACTCAGTTTTCCAGACAGGTTTTTGCAGATCGCTATCTAGATTTTCTTAATCAGTGTCAAGAAAAAAGACCTTACCTGAAGTAA
- a CDS encoding NAD-dependent epimerase/dehydratase family protein: protein MRILVIGGTRFIGVYLTQLLLKAGHEVVLFNRGNHSAPDGVGQIIGDRTDPSQLKAKLSQETFDVIFDNNGRELADTQPLAEIFQGRVKNFVYMSSAGVYLKSDQMPHIEGDTVDPKSRHKGKHETEAYLQQLSIPFTSIRPTYIYGPQNYNPLESWFFDRIMRDRPIPIPGNGMHFTQLGHVQDLAQAMVQVIGNEKAVGQIYNISGDRFVTFDGLARACAVAAGKSADDIKIVHYDPKKFDFGKRKAFPMRVQHFFASVNKAMTELNWQPEYDLISGLQDSLQNDYLASGADKQEIDFSVDDEILKAV, encoded by the coding sequence ATGCGTATTCTGGTTATTGGTGGGACTCGGTTCATAGGTGTCTACTTGACTCAGCTACTGCTGAAAGCTGGACACGAGGTGGTGTTGTTTAATCGTGGTAATCATTCAGCGCCTGATGGTGTAGGACAAATTATAGGCGATCGCACTGACCCTAGCCAGTTAAAAGCCAAGTTATCACAAGAAACCTTTGATGTCATTTTTGACAATAATGGTCGAGAACTTGCTGATACTCAACCGTTGGCGGAAATTTTCCAAGGACGGGTAAAAAATTTTGTGTATATGAGTTCGGCGGGGGTATATCTGAAATCTGATCAAATGCCCCATATCGAAGGTGATACTGTTGATCCGAAGAGTCGTCACAAGGGTAAGCATGAGACGGAAGCTTACTTACAGCAATTAAGTATTCCTTTTACTTCGATTCGTCCAACTTATATATACGGACCCCAGAATTATAATCCTTTGGAAAGCTGGTTTTTTGATAGAATTATGCGCGATCGCCCGATTCCAATTCCTGGTAATGGGATGCACTTTACTCAATTAGGCCATGTTCAGGATTTAGCACAGGCAATGGTGCAGGTGATTGGTAATGAAAAGGCGGTTGGACAGATTTATAATATTTCTGGCGATCGCTTTGTGACTTTCGATGGTTTAGCCCGTGCTTGTGCTGTTGCTGCTGGTAAATCTGCCGATGACATTAAAATCGTGCATTACGATCCGAAAAAGTTTGATTTTGGCAAACGTAAAGCTTTCCCAATGCGGGTACAACACTTTTTTGCATCGGTAAATAAAGCGATGACAGAATTAAATTGGCAACCTGAATATGATTTAATTTCTGGTTTGCAAGATTCTTTGCAAAATGATTATTTAGCTAGTGGTGCAGATAAACAAGAGATAGATTTTTCTGTTGATGATGAGATTTTGAAAGCAGTGTAA
- a CDS encoding DUF928 domain-containing protein, which yields MVRKNTSLTAKKLVVRLLTAIFIISSLSTQSRAQLTQGYQVSIKFPPVADRGAPERTAPGGRRGGCDLDNLAQEATPSDTNTSKIKITAIAPINNITTSVAPNPSVYVHIPTITDTQVKFSVLEQKTKTEVYNTNFLLSHTAGIVKVNLPEAVKLQPHKIYTWEFLVICDPEDSSDDKLARGWLERIAITSEQLEEVKQLQHKPIEQAKLYAKFGAWYETLEILASLRENPQSKTEWDELLESVKLQQLVNASVTDCCKVPNSPTIPTNSNNSEKLKPTSAQNTELRGN from the coding sequence ATGGTGAGAAAAAATACTTCACTTACCGCCAAAAAATTAGTCGTTAGATTGTTAACTGCTATATTCATCATCTCCAGTTTATCAACTCAGAGTAGAGCGCAATTAACCCAAGGATACCAAGTTAGCATTAAATTTCCACCAGTAGCCGACCGGGGAGCGCCAGAAAGAACGGCACCAGGAGGAAGAAGAGGGGGTTGTGACTTGGATAACCTCGCCCAAGAAGCAACACCATCAGATACTAATACCAGTAAAATCAAAATAACGGCCATAGCACCCATAAATAACATTACAACAAGCGTAGCTCCTAACCCTTCGGTTTATGTGCATATTCCTACTATCACAGATACACAAGTTAAATTTAGTGTTCTTGAACAAAAAACAAAAACAGAAGTGTATAACACCAATTTTTTACTATCTCATACTGCGGGAATAGTAAAAGTAAATCTGCCAGAAGCAGTGAAATTACAACCACATAAAATTTATACTTGGGAGTTTTTAGTCATTTGTGATCCTGAAGATTCATCTGATGATAAATTAGCAAGAGGATGGCTTGAGCGTATAGCTATAACTTCAGAACAACTGGAAGAAGTAAAGCAACTACAACACAAGCCGATAGAACAAGCAAAATTGTATGCAAAATTTGGTGCTTGGTATGAAACTTTAGAAATTCTGGCATCATTGCGTGAAAATCCTCAATCAAAAACAGAATGGGATGAACTTTTAGAATCTGTGAAATTACAACAATTAGTTAATGCTTCTGTAACTGATTGTTGTAAAGTGCCTAATTCTCCCACTATACCTACCAATTCAAATAACAGCGAAAAACTTAAACCAACTTCTGCACAAAACACTGAATTGAGAGGGAATTGA
- the pgsA gene encoding CDP-diacylglycerol--glycerol-3-phosphate 3-phosphatidyltransferase yields MNLPNLITFSRLLGIPFLLYGLYIPTPQAQWICLTIFLIAALTDWLDGYLARKLNQITDLGKFLDPLVDKLLVLAPLLVLVELGKIPAWGVFVILARELAIAGWRVNQTTITGANIWGKLKTVSQIIAIALLIAPLSPAWQLPSLIAFWVSVILTIASGIIYILPPKSGMITE; encoded by the coding sequence ATGAATCTACCAAACTTGATTACTTTTTCAAGACTTTTGGGAATACCATTTTTACTTTATGGTTTATATATTCCCACACCCCAAGCCCAATGGATATGTTTAACTATATTTTTAATAGCAGCATTAACTGATTGGTTAGATGGTTATTTAGCGAGGAAACTTAATCAAATTACTGATTTAGGTAAATTTCTTGATCCATTGGTAGATAAATTATTGGTACTTGCACCATTATTGGTGTTAGTTGAATTGGGAAAAATACCAGCTTGGGGAGTATTTGTAATTTTAGCACGAGAATTAGCGATCGCAGGTTGGCGTGTTAATCAAACTACTATCACTGGTGCAAATATTTGGGGTAAATTAAAAACCGTCAGTCAAATCATTGCGATCGCCCTACTCATAGCACCTTTATCACCAGCTTGGCAACTTCCTTCATTAATTGCCTTCTGGGTTTCCGTAATTTTAACTATAGCTTCTGGAATTATCTATATACTACCGCCAAAAAGCGGTATGATTACTGAATAA
- a CDS encoding aspartate ammonia-lyase has translation MTDNTEFRIERDSMGDRQIASNVYYGIQTQRAIENFPISGLKPLATYVDAGLYIKKATAIVNGELDCIPADISKAIIQATDEILAGKLRDQFVVDVYQAGAGTSHHMNINEVLANRALEILGDEKGNYKLVSPNDHVNYGQSTNDVIPTAIRIGGLLALSQTLHPALETAISTLEAKAVEFQDIVKSGRTHLQDAVPVRLGENFRAWAQILTEHQNRLYIASGDLMVLGLGGSAAGTGMNTHPQYRQRVVEVLSQLLEMPLEPAPHLMAAMQSMGSFVNVSGAVRNLAQDLVKISHDLRLMDSGPKTGFKEIQLPPVQPGSSIMPGKYNPVMAEMTSMVCFQVMGYDQAIALAAQAGQLELNVMMPLIAYNLIHSIEILGNTISALTKNCIQGITANKERCVTYAEGSLALVTALNTHIGYLNAAAVAKESLETGKSLRQIVLEKGLMTEAELATVLDLEQMSAIVPL, from the coding sequence ATGACTGACAATACAGAATTTCGCATTGAACGGGACTCGATGGGCGATCGCCAAATTGCTAGTAATGTTTATTACGGCATTCAAACCCAACGCGCTATCGAAAACTTCCCCATTAGCGGTTTAAAGCCTTTAGCCACTTACGTAGATGCTGGGTTATATATTAAAAAAGCTACTGCAATTGTTAACGGAGAATTAGATTGTATTCCCGCAGATATCAGCAAAGCCATCATCCAAGCTACTGATGAAATTTTAGCAGGTAAACTCCGTGATCAATTCGTTGTTGATGTTTATCAAGCAGGTGCGGGAACTTCCCACCACATGAATATTAACGAAGTTCTCGCTAACCGTGCCTTAGAAATTCTGGGAGACGAAAAAGGCAACTACAAGCTGGTTAGCCCTAACGATCATGTAAACTACGGACAGTCCACTAACGATGTCATCCCTACCGCTATCCGCATCGGTGGTTTATTGGCACTTTCCCAAACCTTACACCCTGCTTTAGAAACAGCAATTTCCACCCTAGAAGCCAAAGCGGTTGAATTTCAAGATATTGTCAAATCTGGGAGAACCCACTTACAGGATGCTGTACCTGTGCGTTTAGGTGAAAACTTTCGGGCTTGGGCGCAAATTCTCACAGAACATCAAAACCGATTATACATTGCTTCTGGGGATTTGATGGTACTCGGTTTAGGTGGTAGTGCGGCTGGGACAGGAATGAATACCCATCCTCAATATCGTCAACGGGTAGTAGAAGTGCTTTCCCAACTATTAGAAATGCCTTTAGAACCGGCACCACATTTGATGGCAGCGATGCAGAGTATGGGGTCGTTTGTGAATGTTTCTGGCGCGGTGCGAAATTTAGCACAGGATCTAGTAAAAATCTCCCATGACCTGCGGTTAATGGATTCAGGACCCAAAACCGGGTTTAAGGAAATTCAACTCCCTCCAGTGCAACCAGGTTCTTCGATTATGCCGGGGAAATATAACCCGGTGATGGCAGAGATGACATCAATGGTATGTTTTCAGGTGATGGGTTATGATCAGGCGATCGCTCTTGCAGCCCAAGCAGGACAATTAGAATTAAATGTAATGATGCCCCTCATTGCCTATAATTTAATTCACAGCATCGAGATTTTAGGGAATACAATTTCTGCCCTAACTAAAAATTGTATTCAAGGAATCACCGCCAACAAAGAAAGATGTGTAACTTATGCTGAAGGTAGTTTAGCATTAGTTACTGCCTTAAATACCCACATTGGTTATCTTAACGCTGCGGCTGTGGCCAAAGAATCTTTAGAAACAGGAAAATCTCTGCGTCAGATAGTTCTGGAAAAAGGTTTAATGACAGAAGCAGAATTAGCAACTGTCTTAGATTTGGAACAAATGAGCGCAATCGTTCCTCTGTAA
- a CDS encoding DUF29 domain-containing protein, whose protein sequence is MKTIHDLKQLYEIDDSQWLEETIKLLKNQQFQKLDLDNLIEELEDLGKRDRNAVVSLLEQIIRHLLLLQYWTSEQENNAVHWQGEIYTFRTQLNRRINTTLRNYLESELDSIYKDALGFVKIKTQNYVNFPSKCPYSLEKLLDIAWVPGEM, encoded by the coding sequence ATGAAAACTATTCATGATTTAAAACAACTTTACGAAATTGATGATTCTCAATGGTTAGAAGAAACTATCAAATTGTTGAAAAATCAGCAATTTCAAAAATTAGACTTAGATAATTTAATTGAGGAGTTAGAAGATTTGGGCAAAAGAGATAGAAATGCTGTTGTCAGCCTTTTAGAACAGATTATCCGTCATTTATTACTACTGCAATATTGGACAAGTGAACAAGAAAATAATGCGGTTCACTGGCAAGGAGAAATTTATACTTTTAGAACTCAATTAAACCGCCGAATTAATACCACCTTGCGTAATTATTTAGAATCTGAATTAGATTCTATTTACAAAGATGCGTTAGGATTTGTGAAAATCAAAACTCAAAATTATGTGAATTTTCCCTCAAAATGCCCTTACTCCCTGGAGAAATTACTTGATATCGCCTGGGTTCCTGGTGAAATGTAA
- a CDS encoding DUF362 domain-containing protein: MQTPKPAVSLIRAKSYEQEALRESLTTLLEPLGGIAAFVKPGNRVLLKPNLLTGSRPTKECTTRPELVRAVAQMVMEVGGKPFLGDSPAFGSAKGVAEANGLLPILEELNIPIVEFHGKRYQTVNDNFNHLLLSKEAMEVDVIINLPKVKSHMQLTITLGVKNLFGCVPGKMKAWWHMEAGKDANRFGEMLVETARAINPTLTILDGIIGHEGNGPSGGEPRDLGVLAASNNVFALDRAMLVVLKVDPLQVPTIAASQRLGICPELSEIEFPNLSPDLLQIEDWRLPDQLMPIDFAMPRVIKSTFKHLYIRFIKEPISAYGKG; the protein is encoded by the coding sequence ATGCAGACACCAAAACCCGCTGTTAGTTTAATTAGGGCTAAATCTTACGAACAAGAGGCTTTAAGAGAATCCTTGACAACGCTGCTAGAACCTTTAGGGGGAATAGCCGCTTTTGTGAAACCAGGAAACCGCGTTTTACTCAAACCCAATTTACTCACAGGTTCTCGTCCTACTAAAGAGTGTACCACCCGCCCAGAATTAGTTCGTGCAGTTGCCCAAATGGTGATGGAAGTTGGTGGTAAACCATTTTTAGGAGATAGTCCCGCTTTTGGTAGTGCTAAAGGTGTAGCAGAAGCAAATGGGTTATTACCAATTTTAGAAGAGTTGAATATTCCTATTGTGGAATTTCACGGTAAACGTTACCAAACCGTCAACGACAATTTTAATCATTTGCTTTTATCAAAAGAAGCAATGGAAGTAGATGTCATTATTAACTTACCCAAAGTTAAATCTCATATGCAATTAACTATAACTTTGGGTGTGAAAAACCTCTTTGGTTGTGTTCCCGGAAAAATGAAAGCTTGGTGGCACATGGAAGCGGGAAAAGATGCTAACCGCTTTGGGGAAATGTTAGTAGAAACTGCCAGGGCAATTAATCCAACTTTAACCATTTTAGATGGTATTATTGGTCATGAAGGTAATGGTCCGAGTGGTGGTGAACCTCGTGATTTAGGAGTTTTAGCAGCATCAAATAATGTATTTGCTTTAGATCGGGCAATGTTAGTAGTTCTCAAAGTTGATCCTCTGCAAGTTCCTACGATTGCCGCTTCTCAAAGATTGGGCATTTGTCCTGAACTCAGTGAAATTGAGTTTCCTAATTTATCCCCAGATTTGTTACAAATAGAAGATTGGCGTTTACCTGATCAGTTAATGCCGATTGATTTCGCTATGCCACGTGTGATTAAGTCCACCTTTAAGCATCTTTATATCCGCTTTATTAAAGAACCCATCAGTGCTTATGGTAAGGGATAA
- a CDS encoding inorganic diphosphatase, translated as MDLSLIPAQPKPGVINVLIEIPGGSKNKYEYDKDLQAFALDRVLYSSVKYPYDYGFIPNTLADDGDPLDGMVIMDEPTFPGCIIAARPIGFLEMIDGGDRDEKILCVPDKDPRYAHVKSLKDIAPHRLEEIAEFFRSYKNLEKKVTQILGWQDAERVQPLVEKFIAAAKK; from the coding sequence GTGGATTTATCTCTTATTCCTGCCCAACCTAAACCGGGTGTAATTAATGTTCTGATTGAAATTCCAGGCGGGAGTAAAAATAAATATGAGTACGATAAGGACTTACAAGCTTTTGCCTTAGACCGTGTACTTTATTCTTCAGTAAAATACCCTTATGACTATGGCTTTATACCCAATACCTTAGCTGATGATGGCGATCCGCTGGATGGTATGGTAATAATGGATGAACCAACCTTTCCAGGTTGCATCATTGCTGCAAGACCAATAGGTTTTTTGGAAATGATTGACGGTGGCGATCGCGATGAAAAAATTCTTTGTGTTCCCGACAAAGATCCACGCTATGCCCATGTAAAATCCCTCAAGGATATAGCTCCCCACCGCTTGGAAGAAATCGCCGAATTTTTCCGTTCTTATAAAAATCTGGAAAAGAAGGTGACACAAATTCTCGGTTGGCAAGATGCAGAGAGGGTTCAACCCTTAGTAGAGAAATTCATCGCGGCTGCTAAAAAATAA
- the panD gene encoding aspartate 1-decarboxylase, with protein MQRTLLLAKIHNCTLTGANINYVGSISIDQVLLDKAGILPYEQVQVVNNANGQRFITYAIPAPANSGVIELNGAAARLGIIGDRLIIMTYGQFTLEELKHYSPTVVIVDEKNRMLEVRNYDDLLSKL; from the coding sequence ATGCAGCGCACTCTCCTTTTGGCTAAAATTCATAACTGTACCCTCACGGGGGCAAATATTAACTACGTGGGTAGTATCAGCATTGATCAAGTTCTTTTAGATAAAGCTGGTATTTTACCTTATGAGCAAGTACAAGTAGTGAATAATGCTAATGGTCAGCGTTTTATTACTTATGCAATTCCGGCTCCAGCTAACTCAGGAGTAATTGAGTTAAATGGAGCGGCCGCACGTCTAGGCATTATCGGCGATCGCTTGATTATAATGACTTACGGGCAGTTTACACTAGAGGAGTTAAAACATTACTCTCCTACAGTTGTCATTGTGGACGAAAAAAACCGGATGTTGGAAGTACGAAACTACGATGATCTGCTCAGTAAGCTCTAA
- a CDS encoding MBL fold metallo-hydrolase, with the protein MSNIERSDSQSYVNDELTPPLNYLAGEFWVKFWGVRGLIPTPNSHTCRYGSNTACIEIYVAGQRLIFDGGTGLRILGKMWQQQQQQQEPLEAHLFFTNCQSNRIQGFPFFAPAFVADNCFHIYGTAASNGASIKQCLCDQMLQPHFPYPLQVMQSELLFYNLIPGNAVELGEVKIKTALINKAQRSIGYRVSWGDYSIAYATDLHKSLDLEEQNQILLIIQDVDLLVVNATYTPPTDKNHEYAELLWKTPVDLAQAAGVKKLVISHHHPDDDDDFLDKIQDEVKSALPKVLLAYEGMILPVGKREQVTGDR; encoded by the coding sequence ATGTCAAATATTGAGCGTTCTGATTCCCAAAGCTACGTCAATGATGAATTAACTCCTCCGCTTAATTACCTTGCTGGGGAGTTTTGGGTTAAATTTTGGGGTGTCCGTGGTTTAATACCCACCCCAAACAGTCATACCTGCCGCTATGGTAGTAATACTGCTTGTATAGAAATATATGTAGCAGGGCAACGCTTAATTTTTGATGGAGGTACTGGCTTACGCATCTTGGGGAAAATGTGGCAACAACAACAACAACAACAAGAGCCACTAGAAGCCCATTTATTTTTTACTAACTGCCAATCCAACCGTATCCAAGGATTTCCCTTTTTTGCTCCGGCATTTGTTGCCGATAATTGCTTTCATATTTACGGTACAGCAGCTTCAAATGGTGCATCAATCAAACAATGCCTGTGTGATCAGATGCTCCAACCTCACTTTCCTTACCCTTTACAGGTGATGCAGTCAGAGTTGCTTTTTTATAATTTGATTCCTGGCAATGCAGTGGAACTAGGTGAAGTAAAAATTAAAACAGCCTTAATTAATAAAGCTCAGAGATCAATTGGCTACAGGGTGAGTTGGGGAGACTATAGCATTGCCTACGCGACAGATTTACACAAGAGTCTTGATCTAGAAGAGCAAAACCAGATTTTACTAATTATTCAAGATGTTGATTTATTGGTTGTCAATGCTACCTATACTCCACCGACCGATAAAAATCATGAATATGCTGAATTACTCTGGAAAACTCCAGTGGATTTAGCTCAAGCTGCTGGTGTGAAAAAATTGGTGATATCTCACCATCACCCAGATGATGATGATGATTTTCTGGACAAAATTCAAGACGAAGTTAAGTCTGCTCTTCCCAAGGTGTTACTAGCTTATGAAGGTATGATATTACCTGTAGGGAAGAGGGAACAGGTGACAGGTGACAGGTGA
- a CDS encoding anthranilate phosphoribosyltransferase family protein has protein sequence MSNIFRELLKKVGSGSHTSESLTRAEAAAAMKMMLLGEATPAQIGAFLIAHRIKRPTGEELAGMLDAYEELGPKLQPINTNKKPVIVLGIPYDGRTRTAPINIITALLLASAGQPVIMHGGDRYPTKYGLPLIEIWQGLGVDWTTLSLGQTQQVFEQTGIGFVYTPQHFPLTQALWQYRDQLGKRPPLATMELIWCPYAGDAHIIAGFVHPPTETMFQVALGLRGTTKYTFVKGLEGSCDLPRDRTAIIGLSSSKTQELARLHLVPREYGFTTKNVPLGTTEELIKDMHSVMAGEPSELMQTALWNGGFYLWHSGICPDIQAGVDQARELFSSGVVAAKLQELIW, from the coding sequence ATGTCTAATATATTTAGAGAATTATTAAAAAAAGTAGGTAGCGGCAGCCACACGTCTGAGAGTTTAACTCGTGCGGAAGCTGCTGCTGCTATGAAAATGATGTTGTTGGGTGAAGCGACACCAGCGCAAATTGGCGCATTTTTGATTGCTCACCGCATCAAACGTCCAACTGGTGAAGAGTTAGCGGGAATGTTGGATGCTTATGAAGAATTGGGTCCAAAGCTGCAACCCATCAATACTAATAAAAAACCTGTAATAGTTTTAGGTATACCCTATGATGGTAGAACTCGGACTGCACCAATTAATATTATTACGGCTTTATTATTAGCATCTGCGGGACAACCTGTAATTATGCACGGAGGCGATCGCTATCCGACAAAATACGGTTTACCTTTAATTGAAATTTGGCAAGGTTTGGGAGTAGATTGGACAACTCTATCACTAGGACAAACTCAGCAAGTATTTGAGCAAACAGGAATTGGTTTTGTTTACACACCACAGCATTTTCCATTAACTCAAGCTCTTTGGCAATACCGTGATCAACTTGGTAAGCGTCCACCATTAGCGACAATGGAGTTAATTTGGTGTCCTTACGCTGGTGATGCTCACATCATTGCCGGTTTTGTCCATCCACCTACAGAAACCATGTTTCAGGTAGCTTTAGGATTGCGTGGAACAACAAAATATACTTTTGTGAAAGGTTTAGAAGGTAGTTGTGACTTACCGCGCGATCGCACTGCCATTATTGGCTTATCTTCATCAAAAACACAAGAATTGGCACGGTTACACCTCGTACCCCGTGAATATGGCTTTACCACCAAAAACGTCCCCCTTGGTACTACAGAAGAACTAATCAAAGATATGCACTCCGTTATGGCTGGAGAACCAAGTGAACTAATGCAAACAGCCTTATGGAATGGCGGTTTTTACCTATGGCATAGTGGCATTTGTCCAGATATTCAAGCTGGTGTAGACCAGGCCAGAGAATTATTTAGCAGTGGTGTAGTAGCTGCTAAACTGCAAGAACTAATTTGGTAA